In Spea bombifrons isolate aSpeBom1 chromosome 12, aSpeBom1.2.pri, whole genome shotgun sequence, the following proteins share a genomic window:
- the LOC128470188 gene encoding E3 ubiquitin-protein ligase TRIM62 isoform X1, with protein MACCLKDELLCSICLSIYQDPVSFGCEHYFCRKCITEHWSRQKHGGTLDCPECRRTFSEPTLSPSLKLSNIVERYTAFPLDAILSAQRTSFPCKDHDKVKLFCLTDRAVVCFFCDEPSLHEQHQVTNVDEAFEELQRELKEQLQALQESERGHTEALQLLKRQLAETKSSAKSLRATIGEAFERLHRLLRDRQKSMLEELESDTARTLTDIEHKVQRYSQQLRKVQEGVQILQERLAETDKHTFLGGISSLSERLKGKIHETNLTYEDFPTSKYMGPLQYTIWKSLFQDIHPVPAALTLDPVTAHQRLILSDDCTIVAYGNLHPQPLQDSPKRFDVEVSVLGSQVFDGGVHYWEVMVSDKTQWMIGLAHEAVSRKGSIQIQPGRGFYCIVMHDGNRYSACTEPWTRLNVKSKLEKVGVYLDYDKGLLIFYNADDMSWLYTFREKFPGKLCSYFSPGQSHANGKNVQPLRINTVRI; from the exons ATGGCCTGCTGCCTGAAGGACGAGCTGCTCTGCTCCATCTGCCTGAGCATTTACCAGGACCCAGTGAGCTTCGGCTGCGAGCACTACTTCTGTCGCAAGTGTATCACAGAGCACTGGAGCCGGCAAAAGCACGGGGGCACTTTGGACTGTCCGGAGTGCCGGAGAACCTTCTCAGAgcccactctgtcccccagccTGAAATTGTCCAACATCGTGGAGAGGTACACGGCGTTTCCCTTAGACGCCATCCTCAGCGCCCAGAGGACCTCCTTCCCGTGCAAGGACCATGACAAGGTCAAGCTGTTCTGTCTGACGGACCGCGCCGTGGTTTGCTTCTTCTGTGACGAGCCGTCCCTCCACGAGCAACATCAGGTGACCAACGTGGACGAAGCATTTGAAGAGCTGCAG CGGGAATTGAAGGAACAGCTGCAGGCGCTGCAGGAAAGCGAGCGGGGCCACACCGAGGCCCTTCAACTACTGAAACGCCAACTGGCCGAAACCAAG TCTTCAGCTAAAAGCCTGCGTGCCACCATCGGGGAAGCATTCGAGCGTCTCCATCGGCTGCTGAGGGACCGCCAGAAATCCATGTTGGAGGAGCTGGAGTCTGACACGGCGCGGACGCTCACCGACATCGAACACAAGGTCCAGCGGTACAGCCAACAGCTGCGCAAGGTCCAGGAGGGGGTCCAGATCCTGCAGGAGCGTCTGGCGGAAACTGACAAACACACCTTCCTGGGGGGAATCTCTTCACTCTCAGAGAG ACTAAAGGGGAAGATCCATGAGACCAACCTGACGTATGAGGATTTCCCCACCTCCAAGTACATGGGACCCCTGCAATATACCATATGGAAATCTCTCTTCCAAGACATTCACCCAG TACCGGCTGCTCTGACCCTCGACCCAGTGACGGCTCACCAGCGCCTTATTCTCTCTGACGACTGCACCATCGTGGCATATGGCAACTTGCACCCTCAGCCGCTGCAGGACTCGCCAAAGCGATTTGACGTGGAAGTATCGGTGCTGGGGTCACAGGTCTTTGATGGAGGTGTTCATTACTGGGAGGTGATGGTCTCAGATAAGACACAGTGGATGATAGGACTGGCCCACGAGGCTGTCAGCCGTAAAGGAAGCATTCAGATTCAGCCTGGCAGAGGCTTTTACTGCATAGTCATGCATGATGGGAATCGCTATAGTGCATGCACGGAGCCGTGGACACGGTTAAACGTCAAGAGCAAACTAGAGAAAGTAGGTGTCTATCTTGATTACGACAAGGGTCTTCTCATCTTCTACAATGCCGACGACATGTCGTGGCTTTACACCTTCAGAGAAAAATTCCCAGGAAAACTCTGCTCTTACTTCAGTCCCGGACAAAGCCATGCTAACGGTAAAAACGTTCAGCCGCTGCGTATCAACACCGTTCGGATCTAA
- the LOC128470188 gene encoding E3 ubiquitin-protein ligase TRIM62 isoform X2 yields MLIPNTFGLYSPRIQHLEAQPGESTSPRRQRELKEQLQALQESERGHTEALQLLKRQLAETKSSAKSLRATIGEAFERLHRLLRDRQKSMLEELESDTARTLTDIEHKVQRYSQQLRKVQEGVQILQERLAETDKHTFLGGISSLSERLKGKIHETNLTYEDFPTSKYMGPLQYTIWKSLFQDIHPVPAALTLDPVTAHQRLILSDDCTIVAYGNLHPQPLQDSPKRFDVEVSVLGSQVFDGGVHYWEVMVSDKTQWMIGLAHEAVSRKGSIQIQPGRGFYCIVMHDGNRYSACTEPWTRLNVKSKLEKVGVYLDYDKGLLIFYNADDMSWLYTFREKFPGKLCSYFSPGQSHANGKNVQPLRINTVRI; encoded by the exons ATGTTAATACCAAATACCTTCGGTTTATACAGTCCACGTATCCAGCATCTGGAAGCACAGCCAGGAGAGTCAACAAGTCCACGCCGTCAG CGGGAATTGAAGGAACAGCTGCAGGCGCTGCAGGAAAGCGAGCGGGGCCACACCGAGGCCCTTCAACTACTGAAACGCCAACTGGCCGAAACCAAG TCTTCAGCTAAAAGCCTGCGTGCCACCATCGGGGAAGCATTCGAGCGTCTCCATCGGCTGCTGAGGGACCGCCAGAAATCCATGTTGGAGGAGCTGGAGTCTGACACGGCGCGGACGCTCACCGACATCGAACACAAGGTCCAGCGGTACAGCCAACAGCTGCGCAAGGTCCAGGAGGGGGTCCAGATCCTGCAGGAGCGTCTGGCGGAAACTGACAAACACACCTTCCTGGGGGGAATCTCTTCACTCTCAGAGAG ACTAAAGGGGAAGATCCATGAGACCAACCTGACGTATGAGGATTTCCCCACCTCCAAGTACATGGGACCCCTGCAATATACCATATGGAAATCTCTCTTCCAAGACATTCACCCAG TACCGGCTGCTCTGACCCTCGACCCAGTGACGGCTCACCAGCGCCTTATTCTCTCTGACGACTGCACCATCGTGGCATATGGCAACTTGCACCCTCAGCCGCTGCAGGACTCGCCAAAGCGATTTGACGTGGAAGTATCGGTGCTGGGGTCACAGGTCTTTGATGGAGGTGTTCATTACTGGGAGGTGATGGTCTCAGATAAGACACAGTGGATGATAGGACTGGCCCACGAGGCTGTCAGCCGTAAAGGAAGCATTCAGATTCAGCCTGGCAGAGGCTTTTACTGCATAGTCATGCATGATGGGAATCGCTATAGTGCATGCACGGAGCCGTGGACACGGTTAAACGTCAAGAGCAAACTAGAGAAAGTAGGTGTCTATCTTGATTACGACAAGGGTCTTCTCATCTTCTACAATGCCGACGACATGTCGTGGCTTTACACCTTCAGAGAAAAATTCCCAGGAAAACTCTGCTCTTACTTCAGTCCCGGACAAAGCCATGCTAACGGTAAAAACGTTCAGCCGCTGCGTATCAACACCGTTCGGATCTAA